The genomic region TTCTACCTATCTCAATAAATTAGAACATAAAaagtacttcaagaaataaatCCTATAATAATAAACTGAAGCTATCAATTTGACAGTTAACTATGATTTCCCATTTAGTTTAAAGTCCTCATCTAAAGACCAACATTAAAAAGgattacaaacaaaaaataatttgattataaaaaacaaccaaaaattaaatataaaccAGTTATAGATTGTAATTCAATCAAAGTTATGTATAGTCAACTCAAGCAATTGAATTATTGGTTTCTAAAGTCTCATAATATTCATGAAATCCCTCAATATAAAAACCTGACGCATGTGGGATAGGGGGATTACATTCGTAAGATAATAGTTAAATACTCGAAGAAGTCTACATAcccttttttatattaaaaaaaaaaaaaggttatatgGGCTTGTGGTTGACCtgagtttgtttttatttgatatggagttattttttaaaaaatgatatttgaagagagtaaaaaataacatttaatttttaaatggaatAGAAATATAGTATTTGAggttgatttattattttttttccaaaaaaaagttgattaacttgtttgtaaataataaaaagataatttaaTAGATGTCTTAAGataattatttaacaaaatttttttgaaagcttttatgggaaaaaaattgtaattgagttttttaactaacaaaattaattaatttctcattttttcacaaaaatatttctaaactaATATCCTTAAGGCACTCTTTAACATTTCCCTTAAATTAACTagaataacaaaatttaaggtttttttttattagattagcTAAAATAGCCTATAGACCTATAATAAacatcccaaaattttcaatttacttGTCCTCTTTTTGAATGATACAAtaataaaagcaaataaataaagcatatttttgtttatgagCAATATATTATGGacaattttcaaatacacttaTAGAGAAGTGCCACCAGCTGAGTATGTGATTTGTAATctgttttcttttaaataaaattcctCTTTgcaccgaaaaaaaaaaaaaaaaaacgcataaTAATCATCTATAAATACTTTATTATCGAAAACGTTTGACCCATAGTTGACTTCTTTATGTTTTAGCCTCCACAATCTtacacattattattttttaattaaattcaaatttttcttaatttctttactTCCACGAAAAATATCACAGCGTGAAGAATAAGCAGTCGATGTAGGTATTAAGAGTAGGGGAATTTTTATAGTAGTGGAGAggccaaaacaataaaaagagtGCAGAGTGGTAAAACTAGTATTTGAggttgatttatttatttatgtttttttttccaataaaaaaagttgattCACTTGgttgtaaataataaaaagaaaagttaattgatgttttaagaataattatttaacaacaaattttagaaagtgtttatgggaaaaaaatgtaaccaatgaaattaattattttttcattttttcataaaatatttctaaaaataatttttaaaccaaTATCTTTAGGGCattctttaacattttccttaaattaactagaataacaaaatttaaggtttttcaaTTAGATTAGCTAATATAGCCTATAGACCAATAATAAacatcccaaaattttcaatgtaCTTGTCCTCTTTTCGaatgatataataataaaagcaaacaaataaagcatatttttgtttatgagCAATATATTATGGACAATATTCTAATACACTTATAGAGAAGTGCCACTAGCTGAACATGTGATTTGTAATTAGTTTTCTTTTAGATAAAATTTCTCTTTGcaccggaaaaaaaaaaaaaaaaaacataatcatcaTCTGTAAATACTTTATTATCGAAAACGTTTGACCCATTATTGACTTCTTTATGTTTTAACCTCCACAATTTTACacgttcttattttttaattaaattcaattttttcttaatttctttactTCTCACCAGATCACTACCTCTCTCCTTAATGGCAATTAAACTATTAAAGAAGCCAACTATGTTGGCTTAAATAACTTCCAAGAACACCAAAACTCATTCATCAGTGTCAGTTTGTCACAACAAGATGGTCCACTATATCCAAAATTATGTGAAATCCAAGGTGGGGCAATCCACAAATGGACAGAGTGTTTGACAACAGTTCCCATGGCTTTGGTTGGCTGTTCTCTGGGAGAGTCAAAGAGTTTGGCAGGACGTATAAGGTTTCTTCtttcaacattaaaaaaaacaattctacCCCTCTTCTAGTCTTCTTCCTTACACAAGTGACAGGATTATGTTCTACAATCTACATACATATAATTCTttgtcttttaaaatttttacatgTACTCTACAATTTGATCCAAAATCCAGAGGAAAGTTAAATAACATTCAGTACAATTAGAAATTTGGGAATCTAGGTTGCTTAATTCTATGATTttgtaattacttttttttttcttcttcatagaAACAATGATTTCTCTTCTTGGAGCcgtgttttgtgtttcttaacCCATCTCTTAACAAATTCTATAAACCCTCAGATTCATTTACCAAAAAAACTACTTCCTAGATCAAACAACACAAAAACACGTTGAGGCACACCAAAATATAACCAATCAACTGTCTTTGGATGTATTCAATTTGTTCTCATTAATGAGATCTtttatataaagttttttttttaaaaatccagCTCAGTAATAACATCCCGGTCGTAAATTTTGCTTTTAGAAATCACATAACATTCTGTtttaacaccacttttatggaaaataaaaaaaactatcaaaatattaaattttttttcttttcctataaaaattttctttaaatggattgttaGCCATTGCCCTAAGGGTATTCATTAGAATTTCCCTttcttatatatgttgttggttttggttttttctaGAGTACTTCATATGCCACCCTTCTAATGttgaaatttgatcatttttctttattcttgcCAACTTGGGATCATTGATCATTTGTTCAATTGTAATATACTTAGTTTGTCTTTAGTGTAATATTTGAGTGGATTCatgttacaaaataattttttcattccCATTTTGGAACATGCACATTATATGTTTGACAAAATATCTCACCCTTGTATCGATTTAAATTAACTTCATGGTTTGTGCCCAATAttggtaagttttttttgttttattttatttttttacgcCTTTTGGTTTGAGACTTTGAGTAGGCTTTGATGGTCTCATTTTTTCTATTGTGCATTTTGGCATACCATCATTGGCAATTTAGTACATTAAAACTTCGCataatcaaaacccaatttGCAACATTACAATATTTAATAGTCTTCCTAAATAGAAATatgttataattaatttcaatAGATGTGTATAACTAATTAAATACAAGTTTAAATTTGCAATGATTGAGATCATCTATATAGCATAATCAACAACTTCTGTAATTAAAGTATGATACTGCAATTGTGTGGCCACTAGCAGGAAGAAACAATTACGTTAACccaattttgaaaacttgacaTTTTGGCTAGGTGGTAGGGAACATCAACTTAGTGCTTTTCGTGATCCCTAAAAACCAAGgctttaaaatataaaactgaTATGCAAcaccattaaaatattttataattatatttccttACATCTTGACaatatattcaatattaaaaaaataataataaccttttttttttttttttttagattaagcGGTATGAGATAGTTTTCTAATTTAGAAATCTTTACTTTAATCCGCTTGGATGAGATAAGTATGAGCGGTATGAGCTAAAAAATGCTGCAGAGAAGCCCAGTCTTCCACGAAAAAGATCACAGCGGGAAGAATAAGCAGTGGGTGTAGCCACTAGTAGTCACTACAACCTCACTAGCTAGGTATTACTAGTAGGGGTATTTTAGGCTTTTTATAGTAGTGCAGAATGCAGAGTTGTCAAACTAGTAAAGCCTGTAAAGGTCGGTGCCAAGTCTGTAATGGCAAACTGCTTTCTTCTCGTTCTTATCTCACCAAACCAAGTATCAAACAGTGGTGCTCCAAGCAACTATAAAAAAAGCCTGCCTTTACATGgcaatttcattttcaaagcAAACTTCAAATACCTCTACCCTCGAAATCCAAATATACTTTCGCCACCATAGATGTCATGTTTTTCATATTGATCACGTTGTTAACCATCGCACCACCAACCCCACCGCTGCCTCCGCCACCACCAATCACTCATTTCTGGCCAGATCCAACCGTCTCTCCACCAGCCTTACCCCCTATTCCCCCTCCTCTCACTTCGCCTACACCaccaccgccgccgccgccgccgctaAAGTTTCCTCCATTCCCACCTTTCCACCCATCgcccccaccaccaccacgccAACCTCTGCAACCACCAGAcaccacaccaccaccaccaccaagtCGACCACCACTCGTGCCGCTCGCGTTGTTGGGTATCTTAACTCTAACAGGCGGCCTCTTAGTCGTCTATGCCATTGCTCGCTACAACCGGCCTCGTAGCGAGGAGGAGAATCCGGAGAGGTTATCTCAGCCGGATGACTCAAACGGAAGGGTACTGGAGCCTTACGAATTGAGCGATGTGACTGTGAGGCCTGAACCTAATTGGGTTGTAGACCTGCCGGAGCCGATCAAGAGTCCTGCTCCTGCGTTGAGGGTGTAGGTGTATAAGTAGTGAAAggtaatttctttttctttctttacatgtttgtttggtttggatTAAAGATTTATCAAAATGTAATGGATTGTGTAGTTTACAATTTAGAGATTCTGATTGAGGTTCTATTTTGGTGTGTGTGAACTTACTTTTTCCCATTGGTTTGGATCTTGTTTTCCCAGTTTTTAACATTTTGTCTGATCTGATTATTTGGGTGTTTGAGTTTCtgtaatgggttttttttttgttatttaacatgGGTATTTGCGGTTCTGTacaaggtctttttttttttcatgcgtGCTAGTTGTTTAACTGTTTCTTATCTCTGTTCTGTATTGGTTTGTTATTGCATTGGTAAGGTTCATGGTTTGTTCTTGAGGTTAGGAGCTAACATGGGGTATTTGCGGTTCTGTacaaggtctttttttttttcatgcgtGCTAGTTGTTTAACTGTTTCTTATCTCTGTTCTGTATTGGTTTGTTATTGTATTGCTAAGTTGCCCTTGTATATCTATTTGACTTAATTCTCTGTTTGGAGCtccattttattgatttatttcatTTCTAATGGATGTTACATGATAAAATGcttgaactaatttttttttttaattggtaaataCGAATTTATATTAAGCTAAGAAAGCAGAACAAGGTGAGAGCAAGTCATCGCTGAATTATCCATTACAAAACACCCCAAAACAGAGCTGGGGGCGAGGGAAAAACTACAAATGCTTGGACTAAATGATAATCAAACATCAGCAATttggttctttttgtttgtgaAATGCAATAATCACATGTCCACTGTAGTCTACTATGCTTGGTATTTGATTCAGGCACAAGAGAATGTGGTATTGATTCTAATACTctattgttttggttttgttatgCAGATGGATTATCAAAACTTCAGAGCCGCCACACAGTTTCATCCATCCTTACTTGGGGGGCTATGCTATTGGATGGTAGtagttttatataatattatgtgCTTGTATTATGGAACAATGTTAAGCGTTTTGGATGACTGAGTATTAGTACTTTGATGAGAATTTCAGTTATGTAGACCGACAATCCCTCTAATGTCATTTAAGTTTTTTCCCCCtttgttgtttatttaataatcgtgtcttGTGTGAGTGTTTGAGGCATAGCTGGGAATCATAAATGGGTTTGTCAATGATAGTTGTTGGATTTGAACTGTGTTCTTTTTCCCAGCTAGCTCAAGCTAGATGAAATCCTGTTTCTCAACTTGATTTGCATTCACTAGTATCTTTCTTTGCTTGTGTCTTAGCGTGCCACCATAGATGTAGGATGTAACAAGCTTGAGTGCTGGTCGCTGCAATGTATGAGTTGCCTTGTTCAATATTTCATATACTTTTGAGTATTCCTAGCATACTTTGCAGTGACACGTCCGTGTACATTTGCATCTTATGCGCAGTTACTACAAAATTCCAATGTTATTAACCATCAAAAACAACAATGGGCTGTTGACCTGTTGTAGAGCGCAAACAAATGTTGAGTATTCATTGTTGTTGGGCTAATATATTGTCCCAAGCTCAGCTAGTAAATATCGGTAATGTATATTCTAAAAACAAGCTAAAATCTAATTTAGTACCTTCACTTTTATTCCAGTTGTCAAATTAGTCTATGAGATTTAGtttttgtcaatttaatccCTTTGTTAATTTTGGTTAATTTAGTACGATTTACTTTTTAACCCCCTTAAATggcatttttaaaaactaatttttcacttaaaaaaatcacaaaacaaacattttttttttcacttaaacAAGAAACCTGGCTTTCGTCGCTTGAATTGTTGACCGGACTGTTCAATATGTAAATATCAGCTATAAATTATAGTGCCCCCCACACAGAGTGATTTAATCCATTATCAAGATCAAGTTGGTGGGCTTCAACTTATGATGGATTCCAAATTTGTGGCAAAAACAGTGACGTGGACAACTTTAAGTTCAATTAAAGAACCCAAATTGAAGTTTCCTTTCAGGACTTGACGCCTAAGATTGCCAATGGCACCCAGCTACCCAGTATATATTGAACAAAACTAAGCAACGCTGGTACTCACATGTTTTTTGGTTGTGGACTTGTGGGTTACTGATTATTTTGGGTCTATTGTTTAATTTGGGAGAAATtagtttaattgattttttcagtgaaaaattagttgaaaatgGAGGTTAACGGTGTTAATctaatatattttaacaaaatgatTATGTAATGGACCCAATTTTGTATTGATTTCTTTGTGTAAAACAATGAAAGAGTTTAACCTGAAACAAGAATTGGGGAAAATAGAGAGAGTAAAAAGATTGAATGTTCTTGTACATATATAATTACAAGCCTAACAGTTACATAACAGATCAGTGGCTGTAACTAACTCTAATTGCCTTAGATAACACGTGTGTGAGTGCTGACTAGATTAGTAATAACACTAACAGCACATGTGGATGATTACACTCTAACATCCCC from Castanea sativa cultivar Marrone di Chiusa Pesio chromosome 11, ASM4071231v1 harbors:
- the LOC142614994 gene encoding uncharacterized protein LOC142614994, with translation MFFILITLLTIAPPTPPLPPPPPITHFWPDPTVSPPALPPIPPPLTSPTPPPPPPPPLKFPPFPPFHPSPPPPPRQPLQPPDTTPPPPPSRPPLVPLALLGILTLTGGLLVVYAIARYNRPRSEEENPERLSQPDDSNGRVLEPYELSDVTVRPEPNWVVDLPEPIKSPAPALRV